TCCATAAGGCAGTAGAACACCTGATCCATTTTAGGTTTGAATACAAAAACTAGGATTTTTTATGGCTTCTTCTAAAGCTGGCAAACGTAGCAAACCTCCGGCGGGGCCGAAACAACAGTTGTCTGCCAAAATATTTCATGGCATCAATATCATTAGTTTGATTGTGATGATTGGCAGTGGCTTGCAAATTTACAATGCTAATCCTGTGTTTGGTGGACGAGGAGCTTGGACATTTCCTCGCACATTCTTACTAGGAGGATGGTTAGGTGGGGGTCGTAATTGGCACTTTGCAGCAATGTGGCTATTTGCGCTGAACTTGTTAGCTTATGGTGCTTATATATTTTTCACAAAGCGTTGGGAAAAGCGGTTTGTTTCCCAAGGTGACTTGCAAGTTTTACAAAAAGGGCAGAATCCAAAACGGAAAAACTATGCTTGGCATCGGTTAATTTATACCGGAATTGTACCAGTATTGATTCTGGCGATCGCCTCTGGGTTAGCAATGTACAAACCAGCCCAACTACATTGGTTATCTGGCTTATTTGGTAATTGGCAAATCTTACGCGTAGTTCACTTTGTTAGCGTCCCCATCATTGTAGTATTTGTCATCGCTCATTTTCTGCTATCCCAGAAAGTCGGCGGTTATCGTCTGATTAAATCAATGTTTACTTAGAAGAGGTGGTATGGAAGAATTCACAGCACCGCGCCATCTATTGACACGCCGTCGGTTGTTGCAACTATCGGGAATGTCCAGTATGGGTCTACTCCTGAGCAGTTGTGGTACCAACCTACTGTCAGAGCAAGTCGGTAGCCTCACTGAGCCGCTGAACTTAAAAGTCGGCGAATTATTACTCAAAGCCCAGACACCAGTGCCAGAATTTCCCATCAATGCCATTGAACCAAATGCACTGTTAATCAATAGCTTTAATGGTACTCCTCAAATTGATCCTGCGACATTTCGCCTGATCATAGATGGAGAAGTAAATCAGCCAATGCAATTAAGCATGGCAGACATCCAAAAATTGCCCCTTACCTCAATGGTAATCCGTCATGTGTGCGTCGAAGGTTGGGCGGCGATCGTTCAATGGGGAGGCGTGCGCTTAAGTGATTTGCTGAATTTGGTACAACCAAAATCTCAAGTTCGATACGCTTACTTTCAGTCTGCCGATGACTACTATGAAAGCTGGGATATTGCCTCGGTATTACACCCTCAAACCCTTATGGCTTATCAAAAAAATGGTCAGCCATTATCAGCAGAGAATGGTGCGCCATTGCGTCTTGCTGCTCCCATCAAGCTTGGTTATAAACAATCTAAATGGGTAACTCGCATTACATTAACTAGCACCCTCAGCAGTAAAAAAGGCTATTGGATTGACGAAGGTTATGAGTGGTTTGGTGGAATATAGTTAAATTTATGCAAATTCCACAATAGTAGGAGTATATTTAATGCTCGCCCCGATGCCACAAAAAATCTGGCTA
This window of the Nostoc sp. HK-01 genome carries:
- a CDS encoding oxidoreductase molybdopterin binding protein, which codes for MEEFTAPRHLLTRRRLLQLSGMSSMGLLLSSCGTNLLSEQVGSLTEPLNLKVGELLLKAQTPVPEFPINAIEPNALLINSFNGTPQIDPATFRLIIDGEVNQPMQLSMADIQKLPLTSMVIRHVCVEGWAAIVQWGGVRLSDLLNLVQPKSQVRYAYFQSADDYYESWDIASVLHPQTLMAYQKNGQPLSAENGAPLRLAAPIKLGYKQSKWVTRITLTSTLSSKKGYWIDEGYEWFGGI